From the Bacteroidia bacterium genome, one window contains:
- a CDS encoding NAD(P)H-dependent oxidoreductase subunit E, producing the protein MSENFESVITTICEGFGNDKTRMMDIVREVQETLGCVSDEAMELIAARVNTHRVEVESVVSFYAFLSKEKKGKVVIRLCDDIVDRMSGYDRVRQAFCDALGIGVGETTEDGMFTLETTPCMGMCDQAPAALINEEVFTDLTRDAATQMVEQLRNGVKPERLHRRLGDGNNSHPLVGAAVINNIRKRGEVIFAPLDCGTALKKAVAMSPNEVIRVIKTARLRGRGGAGFPTGMKWDFTRAAEGDKKFVVCNADEGEPGTFKDRVILTERSELLIEGMVIAGYAIGAQQGIIYLRGEYAYMRPFLEDMLQKARNVGMLGEDIEGKKGFHFDIRIQMGAGAYVCGEETSLLSSCEGLRGDPKNRPPFPAQKGYLGYPTSVNNVETFCCVARILDKGAGWFSEIGSKGSTGTKLLSISGDCSRSGVYEVPFGVSMKEVLEMAGAADAIAVQVGGPSGQMIAPDMFHRVICYDDLATGGALTVFGPGRNLLEVAHYYMEFFNEESCGYCTPCRVGNVLLQERLEKIMQGLGEPSDLTYLEELGSSVKSTSRCGLGQTSPNPILTTLKNFRPLYEALVKENPDGFQSNFDIHQALTESSAIAGRPSMHFAE; encoded by the coding sequence ATGTCAGAAAACTTCGAATCGGTCATCACGACCATCTGTGAAGGATTCGGAAACGACAAAACCCGCATGATGGATATCGTGCGCGAGGTGCAGGAAACCCTCGGTTGTGTTTCCGATGAAGCGATGGAACTGATCGCCGCGCGTGTCAACACGCATCGCGTCGAAGTGGAAAGCGTTGTATCCTTCTACGCTTTCCTCAGCAAGGAAAAGAAGGGAAAAGTGGTCATACGGCTGTGCGACGATATCGTCGATCGCATGTCGGGATATGACCGCGTTCGTCAGGCGTTTTGCGATGCACTGGGTATCGGTGTGGGCGAAACGACGGAAGACGGAATGTTCACACTCGAAACCACGCCGTGCATGGGTATGTGCGACCAGGCACCCGCCGCCCTGATCAACGAAGAGGTCTTCACTGATCTGACGCGCGACGCCGCGACGCAGATGGTGGAGCAGCTTCGGAACGGGGTCAAACCCGAGCGCCTGCACCGCCGCCTGGGCGACGGCAACAACTCCCATCCGCTGGTGGGTGCTGCCGTCATCAACAATATTCGTAAACGCGGCGAGGTGATTTTCGCTCCGCTCGATTGCGGTACGGCACTCAAGAAAGCCGTGGCGATGAGTCCCAACGAAGTGATACGCGTCATCAAAACCGCTCGTCTGCGCGGGCGCGGCGGCGCGGGTTTCCCGACAGGTATGAAATGGGATTTCACGCGAGCGGCCGAGGGTGACAAGAAATTTGTCGTATGCAATGCCGATGAGGGCGAACCCGGCACATTCAAGGATCGGGTGATTCTCACGGAGCGGTCCGAACTGCTTATCGAAGGAATGGTGATCGCCGGTTACGCGATCGGCGCGCAGCAGGGCATCATTTACCTGCGCGGCGAGTACGCCTATATGCGTCCTTTCCTCGAGGATATGCTGCAGAAGGCGCGTAACGTCGGTATGCTCGGCGAAGACATCGAAGGCAAAAAGGGCTTCCATTTCGATATCCGAATTCAGATGGGCGCAGGCGCCTATGTGTGCGGCGAAGAGACCTCGTTGCTCAGTTCCTGCGAAGGTCTCCGTGGAGATCCCAAGAATCGTCCGCCGTTCCCGGCACAGAAGGGCTATCTCGGCTATCCAACCTCGGTAAACAATGTCGAGACCTTCTGCTGTGTCGCGCGTATCCTCGACAAGGGTGCGGGCTGGTTCTCCGAAATCGGATCCAAGGGCAGCACCGGCACCAAGCTGTTGAGCATCTCGGGTGATTGCAGCCGTTCGGGTGTGTATGAGGTGCCCTTCGGCGTGAGCATGAAAGAGGTACTGGAAATGGCCGGCGCCGCCGATGCCATCGCGGTACAGGTGGGTGGTCCGAGCGGTCAGATGATTGCTCCGGACATGTTCCATCGCGTCATCTGCTACGATGATCTCGCAACGGGCGGTGCTCTGACAGTATTCGGTCCCGGCCGCAATCTGCTGGAAGTCGCACACTACTACATGGAATTCTTCAATGAAGAAAGCTGCGGTTATTGCACGCCCTGCCGCGTCGGCAACGTGCTGTTGCAGGAGCGTCTCGAAAAGATTATGCAAGGTCTTGGCGAACCCTCAGACCTGACCTATCTCGAGGAACTCGGAAGCAGCGTCAAATCCACAAGCCGTTGCGGACTCGGACAAACCTCCCCGAATCCCATCCTGACAACGCTGAAGAATTTCAGGCCGCTGTACGAAGCACTCGTCAAGGAAAATCCGGACGGATTCCAGTCGAACTTCGATATTCATCAGGCGCTCACCGAATCCTCGGCGATCGCGGGCCGGCCGTCCATGCACTTTGCCGAATAA
- a CDS encoding NADP oxidoreductase yields the protein MSKPKVATTSLAGCFGCHMSILDIDDRILELVEIIDFDKSPINDIKEFTGEVLVGIVEGGCANEENVRVLQDFRKHCKILISLGDCAINGGLPAMRNTIPLIECLEEAYLNGPSVHNPSGRIPNDPEIPLLLNKVYPCHEVVKIDYHLPGCPPSAETIWQTLVALLTNKPLDLPYELIKYD from the coding sequence ATGTCAAAACCAAAAGTTGCAACAACCTCCCTCGCCGGCTGCTTCGGCTGCCACATGTCCATTCTCGACATTGACGATCGCATTCTCGAGCTGGTGGAAATCATCGATTTCGACAAATCGCCCATCAACGACATCAAGGAATTCACGGGCGAGGTGCTCGTGGGTATCGTCGAAGGCGGTTGCGCGAACGAAGAAAACGTGCGTGTGCTGCAGGATTTCCGCAAGCACTGCAAAATCCTCATCTCGCTCGGCGACTGCGCCATCAACGGCGGCCTGCCCGCTATGCGCAACACCATTCCGCTCATCGAATGCCTCGAGGAAGCCTATCTCAACGGTCCCTCCGTCCACAATCCTTCGGGCCGCATTCCGAACGATCCGGAAATTCCTTTGCTGCTCAACAAGGTGTATCCCTGCCATGAGGTGGTAAAAATTGACTACCACCTTCCGGGCTGTCCGCCCTCGGCGGAAACGATCTGGCAGACGCTGGTGGCCTTGTTGACCAACAAGCCGCTGGATCTGCCCTACGAGCTGATCAAGTACGATTAA
- a CDS encoding Ni/Fe hydrogenase subunit alpha codes for MNTTDNLKRVVIEPVTRVEGHGKVTILLDEENKVKQARLHIVEFRGFERFIQGRPYWEAPVLVQRLCGICPVSHHLAAAKAMDQIVGVDTLTPTAEKMRRLMHYGQMFQSHSLHFFHLASPDLLFGFGSDVANRHVIGVAAKHKDLAVQGVMMRKYGQEIIKATAGKKIHGTGAIPGGVNKNLSIEERDVFLKDIDQMMEWGRGALKIAKDYTVENLAEVAPFGSFDSNHLSLIREDGAMDLYHGNLRAIDAQGNKIFDQVQYNNYLDYIVEEVRDWSYMKFPFIKSIGPENGWYRVGPLARVNACDFIDTPEAEAARKEFMAVTDGKPNNLTMAYHWARMIETLHSIEKIRDLLLDPDLQGTDLVLRGDRREEGVGLIEAPRGTLFHHYKVNENDQVTMANLIVSTTSNNMPMNTAVEKVAMDHLSGKPEITEGLLNHIEVAIRAYDPCLSCATHALGRMPLVVRLVDHNGNEVARKSTTE; via the coding sequence GTGAATACCACTGATAATTTGAAACGAGTCGTCATCGAACCTGTGACCCGCGTCGAGGGACACGGCAAGGTGACCATTCTCCTCGACGAGGAGAACAAGGTGAAGCAGGCACGCCTGCACATCGTCGAGTTCCGCGGCTTCGAGCGCTTCATCCAGGGGCGTCCCTACTGGGAAGCACCGGTGCTCGTGCAGCGTCTCTGCGGCATCTGTCCGGTGAGTCATCACCTCGCGGCGGCCAAGGCCATGGATCAAATCGTGGGCGTGGACACGCTCACCCCGACAGCCGAGAAAATGCGCCGTCTCATGCATTACGGCCAGATGTTCCAGTCGCACTCGCTGCATTTCTTCCATCTCGCCTCACCCGATCTGCTGTTCGGCTTCGGCTCCGACGTGGCCAACCGTCACGTGATCGGCGTCGCCGCCAAGCACAAGGACCTCGCGGTGCAGGGCGTGATGATGCGCAAGTACGGCCAGGAAATCATCAAGGCAACCGCCGGCAAAAAAATCCATGGCACCGGCGCTATCCCCGGCGGCGTGAACAAGAACCTCTCCATCGAAGAGCGCGATGTCTTTTTGAAAGACATCGACCAGATGATGGAATGGGGTCGCGGCGCGCTGAAAATCGCGAAGGACTACACCGTCGAAAATCTCGCGGAAGTCGCACCTTTCGGATCCTTCGACAGCAACCATCTCTCGCTCATCCGCGAGGACGGCGCGATGGATCTGTACCACGGCAATCTCCGCGCCATCGACGCGCAGGGGAACAAGATTTTCGATCAGGTGCAGTACAACAACTACCTCGATTACATCGTCGAGGAAGTGCGTGACTGGTCGTACATGAAATTCCCCTTCATCAAGTCCATCGGTCCGGAAAACGGTTGGTACCGCGTGGGTCCGCTCGCGCGCGTCAACGCCTGCGATTTCATAGACACACCGGAAGCCGAAGCCGCACGCAAGGAATTCATGGCGGTGACCGACGGCAAGCCCAACAATCTCACGATGGCGTATCACTGGGCGCGCATGATCGAGACCCTGCATTCCATCGAGAAAATCCGCGACCTGCTGCTCGATCCCGACTTGCAGGGCACGGACCTCGTGCTTCGCGGCGACCGTCGTGAAGAGGGCGTTGGTCTGATCGAAGCGCCGCGCGGCACGCTGTTCCACCATTACAAGGTGAACGAGAACGACCAGGTGACCATGGCGAACCTCATCGTTTCGACGACGAGCAACAATATGCCGATGAACACGGCCGTCGAGAAAGTCGCCATGGACCATCTTTCGGGAAAACCGGAAATCACTGAAGGTCTCCTGAATCACATCGAAGTGGCCATCCGCGCCTACGATCCATGTCTGTCCTGCGCCACTCATGCGCTGGGCCGCATGCCGCTCGTCGTGCGGCTGGTGGACCACAACGGTAACGAGGTCGCCAGGAAGAGCACCACGGAATGA
- a CDS encoding hydrogenase maturation protease: protein MSQAPRILLIGYGNPGRLDDGLGPAVAAAAEAWKLTHVTVDSDYQLTVEDAADIAAHDIVVLADASVNGREPFYVEPVVPVPAQSFSSHSVEPGPLLHMARSLFDGHTRGYILGIRGYEFNEFGERLSPRAQDNLRQALDFLRLALDDPRLFDLPSPGETN from the coding sequence ATGAGCCAGGCGCCCCGCATATTGCTCATTGGTTACGGCAATCCGGGCCGTCTCGACGACGGCTTGGGACCTGCCGTAGCCGCTGCCGCCGAAGCATGGAAGCTCACGCACGTCACTGTGGATTCGGACTATCAGCTCACGGTGGAAGACGCGGCCGACATCGCCGCGCACGACATCGTGGTGCTGGCGGATGCATCGGTGAACGGGCGCGAGCCCTTTTATGTGGAGCCGGTGGTACCAGTGCCCGCGCAAAGCTTTTCGAGCCACAGCGTGGAGCCGGGACCCTTGCTGCACATGGCCCGCTCGCTGTTTGACGGGCACACGCGCGGCTACATTCTGGGCATACGGGGTTACGAGTTCAACGAGTTCGGAGAGCGGCTGTCGCCACGCGCGCAGGACAATCTCCGCCAGGCGCTTGACTTCCTCCGCCTCGCGCTCGACGATCCGCGCTTGTTCGACCTTCCCTCTCCCGGGGAGACGAACTGA
- a CDS encoding response regulator, which yields MKDGKHVILYLDDDQDMLDAVRMILEANGYEMAEAHSGEEGLRVYKESKPDFLLVDLMMEEVDAGTVFAKELKLLGNQVPVFLLSSVGDSLDDNTDYKALGLDGVFQKPVHPKTLLSILKKKLG from the coding sequence ATGAAGGACGGTAAACACGTGATCCTGTACCTCGACGACGATCAGGACATGCTCGACGCCGTGCGCATGATACTCGAAGCCAACGGCTACGAGATGGCAGAGGCGCACAGCGGCGAGGAAGGCCTGCGGGTGTACAAGGAAAGCAAACCCGATTTTCTCCTCGTCGACCTGATGATGGAAGAAGTGGATGCCGGCACCGTTTTCGCCAAGGAGCTCAAGCTGCTCGGCAATCAGGTTCCCGTCTTCCTCCTCAGTTCCGTGGGCGACAGCCTCGACGACAACACCGACTATAAGGCCCTCGGCCTCGACGGCGTGTTCCAGAAACCCGTGCATCCCAAGACGCTGCTGTCGATACTGAAAAAGAAACTCGGCTGA
- a CDS encoding type II toxin-antitoxin system HicA family toxin encodes MAQKIRQLITALTQAGFIEIQGGGKGSHRKFTHVKYSGAVTLSGRPGDDAKPYQERQIQLAIMEVQK; translated from the coding sequence ATGGCACAGAAAATCAGACAGCTGATCACGGCGCTCACTCAAGCAGGCTTCATTGAAATTCAGGGCGGGGGCAAGGGTTCGCATCGTAAATTCACTCATGTGAAATATTCGGGTGCGGTAACACTCAGCGGTCGACCCGGGGATGACGCAAAACCATATCAGGAAAGACAAATTCAGTTGGCAATCATGGAGGTTCAGAAATGA
- a CDS encoding pilus assembly protein HicB — MKTSDTYHKWVEWSEEDQAYLGKCPDLMTGIHGEDALEVYRDLCAVVEDIIAHFESEGRPLPPPRVRPMREVA, encoded by the coding sequence ATGAAAACCAGCGATACATATCACAAATGGGTTGAATGGAGCGAAGAAGATCAGGCATACCTCGGGAAATGCCCGGATCTGATGACCGGTATTCACGGAGAGGATGCGCTCGAGGTATATCGTGATCTGTGCGCCGTCGTCGAGGATATCATTGCGCATTTCGAGTCCGAAGGCCGACCGCTACCTCCACCGCGCGTGCGTCCAATGCGTGAGGTTGCCTGA